A stretch of Dyella sp. BiH032 DNA encodes these proteins:
- a CDS encoding serine hydrolase has product MRRKTVILGTLVVVLAAGGYGLSRLHQALRVAAGVAAHHVCSMTFVGGQDPDRTYRELVVPMVGELAGGLLKPQVSRDAGSVEVSGPLTRLARADFTPGYGCRLALPGNRPLTPVAPAAIAPAPDGFAPAGRIASDKPGVTAALDRVFAERTGEPVKRVKAVVIVKDGRVVAERYADGVDEHSPLISFSVAKSFTNALLGILARQGRLRMDEPLNAPEWQDKGDPRRAITLEDLLRMRSGLAVEEAESAFSPVARMEFLHADMAGFAAAQPAKEPPGRTWEYTSADTVLLSRKIGGLVGGGPAGLRDFARRELFAPLGMGDVTMEFDGAGTFVGSTYVYASARDYARLGWLYLRDGVAPDGRRLLPEGWMDWSRRSTLGAPYGAGFWTNDGPSEPAQWRVKGGYPKDGFFASGTMGQRIYVVPSAGLVITRFGYSAPPYYGMADDVALIKAAIEAYP; this is encoded by the coding sequence ATGCGCAGAAAAACCGTCATCCTCGGAACCCTCGTCGTCGTCCTCGCCGCGGGAGGCTATGGCCTGTCCCGGCTCCATCAGGCGCTACGCGTCGCTGCTGGTGTCGCGGCCCATCACGTCTGTTCGATGACCTTCGTCGGCGGGCAGGACCCGGACCGCACCTACCGGGAGCTGGTGGTGCCGATGGTCGGCGAACTGGCTGGCGGCCTGCTCAAGCCCCAGGTCTCGCGCGATGCCGGCAGCGTCGAGGTGTCCGGCCCACTCACGCGGCTGGCCCGGGCAGATTTCACGCCGGGGTACGGTTGCCGGCTCGCGCTCCCCGGCAACCGGCCGTTGACGCCGGTCGCGCCCGCTGCGATCGCGCCCGCTCCGGATGGCTTCGCACCGGCCGGCCGGATCGCTTCCGACAAGCCCGGTGTGACCGCCGCGCTCGACCGCGTCTTCGCCGAACGCACGGGCGAGCCGGTCAAGCGCGTCAAGGCGGTGGTGATCGTGAAGGATGGGCGCGTGGTGGCCGAGCGCTATGCCGATGGCGTGGACGAGCACTCGCCGCTGATCAGCTTTTCCGTCGCCAAGTCGTTCACCAACGCGCTGCTGGGCATCCTCGCGCGGCAGGGCCGGCTGCGCATGGACGAGCCGTTGAATGCGCCCGAATGGCAAGACAAGGGCGATCCGCGCCGTGCTATCACGTTGGAAGATCTGCTGCGCATGCGCAGTGGACTCGCGGTAGAGGAAGCCGAGTCGGCGTTCAGCCCGGTGGCGCGGATGGAATTCCTGCATGCCGACATGGCGGGCTTCGCCGCCGCGCAGCCGGCGAAGGAGCCGCCGGGCCGCACCTGGGAATACACCTCCGCCGACACCGTGCTGCTTTCGCGCAAGATCGGCGGCCTCGTCGGCGGCGGTCCGGCGGGCCTGCGCGACTTCGCGCGTCGCGAGCTGTTCGCGCCGCTGGGCATGGGCGATGTCACGATGGAATTCGATGGCGCCGGCACCTTCGTCGGGTCCACCTATGTGTATGCCAGTGCCCGCGACTATGCGCGCCTGGGCTGGCTTTACCTGCGCGACGGCGTCGCGCCCGACGGCCGCCGGCTGCTGCCCGAAGGCTGGATGGACTGGTCGCGCCGTTCGACCCTGGGCGCACCGTACGGCGCCGGCTTCTGGACCAACGACGGCCCGAGCGAGCCCGCGCAGTGGCGGGTGAAGGGCGGCTATCCCAAGGACGGCTTCTTCGCCAGCGGCACCATGGGCCAGCGCATTTACGTGGTGCCGTCGGCGGGGCTGGTGATCACCCGCTTCGGCTATTCGGCGCCGCCGTACTACGGCATGGCCGACGACGTGGCGCTGATCAAGGCGGCGATCGAGGCGTACCCGTAG
- a CDS encoding SDR family NAD(P)-dependent oxidoreductase — MSRVFITGSSDGLGRMAAQLLAEQGHQVVLHARNASRAADARASVPQAEAVVVGDLSGLAQMRAVAEQVNRLGRFDAVIHNAAVGYQERARVATEDGLPQVFAVNSLAPYVLTALIERPRRLVYLSSRLHQSAQPHLDDVAWTRRRWDGLAAYSESKLHDVMLAFAVARRWPDVYANAVEPGWVATKMGGPGAPDDLDQAHRTQVWLAAGEDPAADVSGGYFYHLAPRETHPAARDEAQQEALLEVCARLSGVKLD; from the coding sequence ATGTCACGCGTTTTCATCACCGGTTCCAGCGACGGCCTTGGGCGCATGGCCGCCCAGCTGCTGGCGGAACAAGGCCACCAGGTGGTACTGCATGCGCGCAATGCGAGCCGCGCCGCCGATGCCAGGGCGAGCGTGCCGCAGGCGGAGGCGGTGGTCGTCGGCGACCTTTCCGGCCTCGCGCAGATGCGCGCCGTTGCGGAACAGGTCAACCGTCTCGGCCGGTTCGATGCGGTGATCCACAACGCCGCAGTGGGGTACCAGGAGCGCGCGCGTGTCGCGACGGAGGACGGCCTGCCGCAGGTGTTCGCGGTGAATTCGCTGGCGCCTTACGTGCTCACCGCCTTGATCGAGCGGCCGCGGCGGCTGGTCTATCTCAGCTCCAGGCTGCACCAGAGCGCGCAGCCGCACCTGGACGATGTGGCCTGGACCCGCCGCCGCTGGGACGGCCTGGCGGCCTATTCGGAAAGCAAGCTGCACGACGTCATGCTGGCTTTCGCGGTGGCGCGGCGCTGGCCGGACGTCTACGCCAATGCGGTCGAGCCCGGCTGGGTGGCGACGAAAATGGGCGGACCGGGCGCGCCCGACGACCTGGACCAGGCGCATCGCACGCAGGTGTGGCTGGCGGCGGGCGAGGATCCGGCGGCCGACGTGTCGGGCGGCTACTTCTATCACCTGGCACCGCGCGAGACGCACCCGGCGGCGCGCGACGAAGCGCAGCAGGAGGCGTTGCTGGAGGTGTGCGCGCGCCTGTCCGGCGTGAAGCTGGACTGA
- a CDS encoding FAD-dependent monooxygenase has protein sequence MIGHAVVIAGGGPTGLMLAGELALAGIDVAIVEKRASQTLTGSRAAGLHARSLEVLDQRGIADRFVSEGTKHPVVHFHIPLDISDFPTRHNYVLGLWQRHSERILAGWVEELGVSIYREHEVSGFEQDDGCVRIRLSDGHSLRAQYLVGCDGGRSAVRKAAGIEFAGWDATTSWLLAEAEFAEEPAWGMRYDEHGLHGIGKLEDGRARIVLTEAQLKAGDEPDLDEFRETMTSVFGTDYGIRNPTWISRFTDATRQAVAYRDRRVLLAGDAAHVHPPMGGQGLNLGVQDAVNLGWKLAQVIKGISPDSLLDTYQSERHPVAARAMRNTMAHVALRRRDERTLALGDYLSEFLRMEGPRKRMAGEISALDVHYALGDGHPLLGRRMPDLDLITAEGPLRVYSLLHDARPLLIRFGEPGSVDAAPWADRVKQVEARYEGAWELPVLGAVEAPRAVLVRPDGHVAWVGDGDEEGLVEALGLWFGTPAQG, from the coding sequence ATGATCGGGCACGCCGTGGTGATCGCCGGAGGCGGTCCCACCGGGCTCATGCTGGCCGGCGAACTGGCGCTGGCGGGCATCGACGTGGCCATCGTGGAGAAGCGCGCCAGCCAGACCCTGACCGGTTCTCGCGCCGCCGGACTGCATGCGCGCAGCCTGGAAGTGCTGGACCAGCGCGGCATCGCCGATCGCTTCGTGTCGGAGGGCACGAAGCACCCGGTGGTGCATTTCCACATCCCGCTGGACATCAGCGACTTCCCCACGCGGCACAACTACGTGCTGGGGCTGTGGCAACGCCACAGCGAGCGCATCCTGGCCGGCTGGGTGGAAGAGCTGGGCGTATCGATCTACCGCGAGCACGAAGTAAGCGGCTTCGAGCAGGACGACGGCTGTGTCCGTATCCGGCTGTCCGATGGCCACTCGCTGCGCGCGCAATACCTGGTCGGCTGCGACGGCGGGCGCAGCGCGGTGCGCAAGGCGGCCGGCATCGAGTTCGCCGGCTGGGATGCGACGACGAGCTGGCTGCTCGCCGAGGCGGAGTTTGCGGAGGAACCGGCATGGGGCATGCGTTATGACGAGCATGGCCTGCACGGCATCGGCAAGCTCGAGGACGGGCGCGCGCGCATCGTCTTGACGGAGGCGCAGCTGAAGGCGGGCGACGAACCGGATCTGGACGAATTCCGCGAAACGATGACCAGCGTCTTCGGCACCGACTACGGCATCCGCAACCCGACCTGGATTTCACGTTTCACCGACGCGACGCGCCAGGCCGTGGCCTATCGCGACCGCCGTGTCCTGCTGGCCGGCGACGCCGCGCACGTGCATCCGCCGATGGGCGGGCAGGGGCTCAATCTCGGCGTGCAGGACGCCGTGAATCTCGGTTGGAAACTCGCACAGGTGATCAAGGGCATCTCGCCGGACAGCCTGCTGGACACCTACCAGTCCGAACGTCATCCCGTCGCCGCACGCGCCATGCGCAACACGATGGCGCACGTCGCGCTGCGCCGCCGCGACGAACGCACCCTGGCGCTGGGCGACTACCTGTCGGAGTTCCTCCGGATGGAGGGGCCGCGCAAGCGGATGGCCGGGGAGATCTCCGCGCTGGACGTGCATTACGCGCTGGGCGATGGCCATCCACTGCTGGGGCGCCGCATGCCGGACCTGGACTTGATCACGGCCGAAGGGCCGTTGCGGGTCTATTCCCTGTTGCATGACGCGCGGCCGCTGCTGATCCGTTTCGGCGAGCCGGGCAGCGTCGATGCCGCACCTTGGGCGGATCGCGTGAAGCAGGTGGAGGCAAGGTACGAAGGCGCGTGGGAACTGCCGGTGCTCGGTGCGGTGGAGGCGCCGCGCGCCGTGCTGGTCCGGCCGGATGGACACGTGGCGTGGGTGGGCGATGGCGACGAGGAAGGGCTCGTCGAGGCGTTGGGCCTGTGGTTCGGTACGCCAGCGCAGGGTTAG
- a CDS encoding glucose 1-dehydrogenase: MHRFKDKVVVVTGGSSGIGLATAEQFVAEGAHVYITGRRQAELDVAAQAIGRNVSAVQADVTRLADLERLYDTVRTHHGRVDVVFANAGSVVHGALGELTEAQYARQFDTNVKGLLFTVQLALPLMPRGGAIVLNGSISGIKAFPASSLYSASKAAVRSFARSWTLDLKDRGIRVNVVSPGPTETNVLEASGFNDAQVRQARDHLPTLIPLGRMARPAEVARAALFLASDEASFIAGSELFVDGGIAQV; encoded by the coding sequence ATGCATCGCTTCAAGGACAAAGTCGTCGTCGTCACCGGCGGTAGCTCGGGCATCGGCCTGGCCACCGCGGAGCAGTTCGTCGCCGAGGGCGCGCACGTATACATCACCGGGCGCCGCCAAGCGGAGTTGGACGTCGCCGCGCAGGCGATCGGCCGCAACGTTTCCGCCGTGCAGGCGGACGTGACCCGCCTCGCCGACCTGGAACGCCTCTACGACACCGTGCGGACGCACCACGGCCGCGTCGACGTGGTCTTCGCCAATGCCGGTTCCGTGGTCCACGGCGCGCTGGGCGAGCTGACCGAAGCGCAGTATGCGCGCCAGTTCGACACCAACGTGAAGGGCCTGCTGTTCACCGTGCAGCTCGCGCTGCCGCTGATGCCGCGCGGCGGCGCCATCGTGCTCAACGGATCGATCTCGGGCATCAAGGCCTTCCCCGCCAGCAGCCTGTACAGCGCCTCGAAGGCGGCGGTGCGCTCGTTCGCGCGCTCATGGACGCTGGACCTCAAGGACCGCGGCATCCGCGTCAACGTGGTCAGCCCGGGCCCCACCGAGACCAACGTGCTCGAAGCCAGCGGCTTCAACGACGCACAGGTGCGGCAGGCCAGGGACCATCTCCCCACGCTGATCCCGCTGGGCCGCATGGCGCGTCCCGCCGAAGTGGCGCGGGCGGCGCTATTCCTCGCGTCGGACGAAGCCAGCTTCATCGCCGGCAGCGAATTGTTCGTCGACGGCGGCATTGCGCAAGTCTGA
- a CDS encoding AraC family transcriptional regulator, giving the protein MIDPLAEVVALLQPGAPHSKIVSAFGSWRVRRSETGQPYYCVVLEGSCRLAEDGRETVVLQAGDFVLIPAAYGFTMSSAEPPAPGAPDSTPLALPGGEFQLGEPDAAPKTRLLIGYCVFGSPDAALLVSLLPQRIQVRGEPRLATLVRLVVDESRERRPARDMMLARLLEALLIEALRSSADAPVSPGLLRGLADTRLAHAIRRIHEAPAQAWTVAQLAKEAALSRSAFFERFSRAIGLAPMEYLLAWRMALAKRLLRQDGAAIAEVAERVGYSSASTFSVAFARHVGMPPARFARERPASQEPA; this is encoded by the coding sequence TTGATCGATCCGCTCGCCGAGGTGGTCGCCCTGCTGCAACCGGGTGCGCCGCACTCGAAGATCGTCAGCGCCTTCGGGTCCTGGCGGGTCCGCCGCAGCGAGACCGGCCAGCCGTACTACTGTGTGGTGCTCGAAGGCTCGTGCCGCCTCGCGGAAGACGGCCGCGAAACCGTGGTGCTGCAGGCCGGCGATTTCGTGCTGATTCCGGCGGCCTACGGCTTCACCATGTCGAGCGCCGAACCGCCCGCGCCCGGCGCACCCGACTCCACGCCCCTCGCGCTGCCCGGCGGCGAGTTCCAGCTCGGCGAGCCGGACGCCGCGCCCAAGACGCGCCTGCTGATCGGCTATTGCGTGTTCGGCTCGCCGGATGCCGCGCTGCTGGTCTCGCTGCTGCCGCAGCGCATACAGGTGCGCGGCGAGCCGCGGCTGGCCACGCTGGTGCGCCTGGTGGTCGACGAATCGCGCGAGCGGCGTCCCGCGCGCGACATGATGCTCGCGCGCCTGCTGGAGGCGCTGCTGATCGAGGCGCTGCGCTCTTCGGCCGATGCGCCGGTCTCGCCCGGCCTGCTGCGCGGGCTGGCCGACACCCGCCTCGCCCATGCCATACGCCGCATCCATGAAGCGCCGGCGCAAGCATGGACCGTCGCGCAGTTGGCGAAGGAAGCGGCACTGTCGCGTTCGGCCTTCTTCGAACGTTTCAGCCGGGCGATCGGGCTCGCTCCGATGGAGTATCTGCTCGCCTGGCGCATGGCCCTGGCCAAGCGCCTGCTGCGTCAGGACGGCGCAGCGATCGCCGAGGTCGCCGAACGCGTGGGCTACAGCTCGGCGAGCACGTTCAGCGTGGCATTCGCCCGGCATGTGGGCATGCCGCCGGCGAGGTTCGCGCGGGAACGCCCGGCGTCGCAGGAGCCCGCCTGA
- a CDS encoding LysR family transcriptional regulator, translated as MSGFDERTLAGLRVFFAVVESGSFARAGDLLDMSQPGVSRAVARLEQRLGIRLFDRTTRSVALTEDGRRFHAQVLPLMAELEEAVERASAGAGMVRGTLRVSLLDPLFAQMLLAPRLAEFMARYPELRVELVVRDQPGDLVSEGFDLAIHFGEPRPSALVARKLLETRVLTVASPAYLRRHGRPATPQALGEGRHACIEFRDPESGRPFAWEFHRKRQRLSVDTGGRLVVNDVGTMLSACLAGYGIAQMMSLGIGDLLAKGKLVELFPDWPDERFPLYALYPSRRYVPAKTRAFLDFVLQVCGEPAPPR; from the coding sequence ATGAGTGGATTCGACGAACGCACCCTGGCCGGCCTGCGCGTGTTCTTCGCCGTGGTCGAGAGCGGCAGCTTCGCGCGTGCCGGCGACCTGCTGGACATGTCGCAGCCCGGCGTCAGCCGTGCCGTTGCACGGCTGGAGCAGCGGCTGGGCATCCGCCTGTTCGACCGCACCACCCGTTCGGTGGCATTGACCGAGGATGGCCGGCGCTTCCACGCCCAGGTGCTGCCGCTGATGGCCGAACTGGAAGAAGCCGTCGAGCGCGCCTCGGCCGGCGCGGGCATGGTGCGCGGCACCTTGCGGGTCAGCCTGCTCGACCCGCTATTCGCGCAGATGCTGCTGGCGCCTCGCCTGGCTGAGTTCATGGCGCGCTATCCGGAGCTGCGCGTGGAACTGGTCGTGCGCGACCAGCCCGGCGACCTGGTCAGCGAAGGCTTCGACCTGGCCATCCATTTCGGCGAGCCGCGCCCATCCGCCCTGGTCGCGCGCAAGCTCCTGGAAACGCGCGTGCTCACCGTGGCGTCGCCGGCCTACCTGCGCCGCCACGGCCGGCCGGCCACACCGCAGGCACTGGGCGAAGGCCGCCACGCCTGCATCGAATTCCGCGATCCGGAGAGCGGGCGCCCGTTCGCCTGGGAATTCCACCGCAAGCGGCAACGGCTGAGCGTCGATACCGGGGGGCGGCTGGTCGTCAACGACGTCGGCACCATGCTCAGCGCCTGCCTTGCCGGCTATGGGATCGCGCAGATGATGTCGCTGGGCATCGGCGATCTGCTCGCCAAGGGCAAGCTGGTCGAACTGTTTCCCGACTGGCCGGACGAGCGCTTTCCGCTGTACGCGCTGTATCCCTCGCGCCGCTACGTGCCGGCCAAGACGCGGGCGTTCCTCGACTTCGTGCTGCAGGTCTGCGGCGAGCCCGCGCCGCCGCGCTGA
- a CDS encoding GNAT family N-acetyltransferase yields MTIGVRPATDADRPVLRALFLHARRVTFDWLPAEQFHPGDFDAQTRGERILVAEDEAGAVTGFVSVWEPDAFIHHLFVAQERQREGIGHALLCAAGWPREPLRLKCLVRNERALAFYRAHGFAEAGRGSTDDGEYVLLESGHV; encoded by the coding sequence ATGACGATAGGCGTCCGGCCGGCGACTGACGCCGACCGTCCGGTGCTGCGCGCACTCTTCCTCCATGCGCGGCGGGTCACGTTCGACTGGCTGCCCGCCGAGCAATTCCATCCGGGCGACTTCGACGCGCAGACGCGCGGCGAGCGCATACTGGTCGCCGAAGACGAGGCAGGCGCCGTGACCGGTTTCGTCTCGGTATGGGAGCCGGACGCCTTCATCCATCACCTCTTCGTCGCCCAGGAGCGGCAGCGTGAGGGTATCGGCCATGCCCTGCTGTGCGCAGCCGGGTGGCCGCGCGAACCGCTGCGGCTCAAATGCCTGGTTCGCAACGAGCGCGCACTGGCGTTCTATCGCGCGCACGGATTCGCCGAAGCGGGGCGCGGATCGACCGACGATGGCGAGTACGTGCTGCTCGAATCAGGGCACGTGTAG
- a CDS encoding methyltransferase domain-containing protein, whose amino-acid sequence MSTTDTQDAANPADRSTLLSHAAAEGDAETLLHAAEARLRAAGDLPGAPVERQLDVLHALHGFELGRFLLRHRGLNADWTHRLVTYRPGTLPPNPASLEWLVFESVPAVLATRERFGIFQRETQALLRPGMALASVPCGWMGDLLLLDYSGCAGDFSLTGIDLDPQALEGARQLAGQRGLASHVSLRHEDAWAGSLHESVDVLTSNGLNIYEPDDARVVELYRAFFRALRPGGTLITSFLTPPPMLNPASSWRMAEVDPQMLALQHLLFTRIIDAKWSALRTHEQTRAQLEAAGFTDLRFVDDRLGMFPTVVARRP is encoded by the coding sequence ATGTCCACGACCGATACCCAGGACGCCGCGAACCCGGCCGATCGATCCACGCTGCTCTCCCACGCCGCCGCCGAAGGCGATGCCGAGACCTTGCTCCATGCCGCGGAAGCCCGGCTGCGCGCTGCCGGCGACCTGCCCGGCGCGCCCGTCGAGCGGCAGCTGGACGTGCTGCACGCGCTGCACGGCTTCGAACTCGGTCGTTTCCTGCTGCGCCACCGCGGCCTCAATGCGGACTGGACGCACCGGCTGGTCACCTATCGGCCCGGCACCTTGCCGCCCAACCCCGCCAGCCTCGAATGGCTGGTGTTCGAGAGCGTGCCGGCGGTACTGGCCACGCGCGAGCGCTTCGGCATCTTCCAGCGCGAAACGCAGGCGCTGCTGCGTCCAGGCATGGCACTGGCCTCGGTGCCCTGCGGCTGGATGGGCGACCTGCTGCTGCTCGACTACAGCGGCTGCGCGGGCGACTTCTCGCTCACCGGTATCGATCTCGATCCGCAGGCCCTCGAAGGCGCACGGCAACTGGCCGGACAGCGTGGCCTGGCTTCGCACGTTTCGCTGCGCCACGAAGACGCCTGGGCAGGCAGCCTGCACGAAAGCGTCGACGTGCTGACCAGCAACGGCCTGAACATCTACGAGCCGGACGATGCGCGTGTCGTCGAGCTGTACCGCGCGTTCTTCCGCGCGCTGCGTCCTGGCGGCACGCTGATCACCAGTTTCCTCACCCCGCCGCCCATGCTGAATCCCGCCTCGTCCTGGCGCATGGCCGAGGTCGACCCGCAGATGCTGGCCCTGCAGCACCTGCTGTTCACCCGCATCATCGACGCCAAGTGGAGCGCGCTGCGCACGCACGAGCAGACGCGCGCGCAGCTCGAAGCCGCCGGCTTCACCGACCTGCGCTTCGTGGACGACCGCCTGGGCATGTTCCCCACGGTGGTGGCGCGCCGGCCGTAA
- a CDS encoding cytochrome P460 family protein has translation MNTLHALASIGVILVAGAFVAAHPETRKPSPAASPIYGVTLPEGYRQWELIAPALEAAPLNEIRAVVGNRIAAEAYRRGAQPFPDGTVLVKLAWKQQPSAAFATATVPGAPTTVQVMVKDAKKYAATGGWGYGRFVDGKPVDEAQHRTCFACHEARAKEHDDVFTHYAP, from the coding sequence ATGAACACCTTGCATGCCCTCGCCTCCATCGGCGTGATCCTGGTGGCCGGCGCTTTCGTCGCCGCCCATCCGGAAACACGCAAGCCCTCGCCCGCGGCGTCGCCGATCTATGGCGTCACCTTGCCCGAGGGCTATCGCCAGTGGGAACTGATCGCGCCCGCGCTGGAAGCGGCGCCCCTGAACGAGATACGCGCCGTGGTGGGCAACCGGATCGCGGCCGAAGCCTATCGCCGCGGCGCCCAGCCGTTCCCCGACGGCACGGTGCTGGTCAAGCTCGCGTGGAAGCAGCAGCCCTCGGCCGCATTCGCCACCGCCACCGTGCCCGGGGCGCCGACCACGGTGCAGGTCATGGTGAAGGACGCGAAGAAATACGCAGCCACCGGCGGCTGGGGTTACGGCCGCTTCGTCGACGGCAAGCCGGTGGACGAGGCGCAGCACCGCACCTGTTTCGCCTGTCACGAAGCGCGCGCGAAGGAACACGACGACGTGTTCACGCACTACGCGCCATGA
- a CDS encoding alpha/beta hydrolase — MPGSIDLQRRSFLGAAALGLAAAPLAGFALAAPSASSPGPLPAKKNGGGGPTSFARMKRIRAGVLDVAYAEDGPANGKPVLLLHGWPYDIHAFVEVAPILAAAGYRVIVPYLRGYGDTRFVDAGTPRNGQQAALAADGLALLDALKIDRAIIAGFDWGARTADIMAALWPERCEALVSVSGYLIGSQALNRNPLPPKAEQQWWYQFYFATERGAAGYAKHTHDFARLIWETASPKWAFDDATFARSAAALDNPNHVAITLHNYRWRLGLAEGEAKYDALEEQLAGLPSIGVPAITLEGDANGAPHPDPAAYAKRFTGKYEHRLIAGGIGHNLPQEAPRAFAQAVIDVDRF; from the coding sequence ATGCCCGGTTCCATCGATCTGCAACGCCGCAGCTTCCTCGGCGCGGCCGCCCTCGGCCTGGCCGCGGCGCCCCTGGCGGGCTTCGCCCTCGCCGCGCCGTCTGCGTCCAGCCCGGGGCCGTTGCCGGCAAAGAAGAACGGTGGCGGCGGGCCTACCTCCTTCGCGCGCATGAAGCGCATCCGCGCCGGTGTGCTGGACGTCGCCTACGCGGAAGACGGCCCTGCCAATGGAAAGCCCGTCCTGTTGCTGCATGGCTGGCCGTACGACATCCACGCCTTCGTCGAGGTCGCCCCAATCCTCGCGGCCGCCGGTTATCGCGTGATCGTTCCGTACCTGCGCGGCTATGGCGACACGCGCTTCGTCGATGCCGGCACGCCGCGCAACGGCCAGCAGGCCGCGCTGGCAGCCGACGGCCTCGCGCTGCTGGATGCCCTGAAGATCGACCGTGCGATCATCGCCGGCTTCGACTGGGGCGCGCGTACGGCAGACATCATGGCCGCGCTGTGGCCGGAGCGTTGCGAGGCCCTGGTATCGGTCAGCGGCTACCTGATCGGCAGCCAGGCGCTGAACCGCAATCCATTGCCGCCGAAGGCCGAACAGCAGTGGTGGTACCAGTTCTACTTCGCCACCGAGCGCGGCGCGGCCGGCTATGCGAAGCATACGCACGACTTCGCCCGACTGATCTGGGAGACCGCCTCGCCGAAGTGGGCCTTCGATGACGCCACCTTCGCGCGCTCCGCCGCCGCGCTCGACAACCCCAACCACGTCGCCATCACCCTGCACAACTACCGGTGGCGCCTGGGGCTGGCCGAAGGCGAAGCGAAGTACGACGCACTGGAAGAGCAACTGGCAGGACTGCCCTCGATCGGGGTGCCGGCCATCACGCTGGAAGGCGACGCCAACGGCGCGCCGCATCCGGACCCGGCCGCCTATGCCAAGCGGTTCACGGGCAAGTACGAGCACCGCCTGATCGCCGGCGGCATCGGCCACAACCTGCCGCAGGAAGCGCCCCGGGCCTTCGCTCAGGCGGTGATCGACGTCGACCGCTTCTGA
- a CDS encoding nuclear transport factor 2 family protein, with protein sequence MRAIHALPLTMLAVLPFAPARASEPDDVRHVLQAEREICAAYEREDADWLEKHLDPAFTLTSSAGKVTTRAEEVADLRGGTRYDVFRNRDSKVRVYGDAAVVTGITRVEGKSEGKPYALDFQFTDTYVRRAGGWVLVASHASRLAAK encoded by the coding sequence ATGCGCGCCATCCATGCCCTGCCCCTGACGATGCTGGCCGTGCTGCCGTTCGCGCCGGCGCGGGCATCCGAGCCGGATGATGTGCGCCACGTCCTGCAGGCCGAACGTGAGATCTGCGCCGCCTACGAACGCGAGGACGCGGACTGGCTCGAAAAGCACCTGGACCCGGCCTTCACCTTGACCAGCTCTGCCGGCAAGGTCACCACGCGCGCCGAGGAGGTCGCCGATCTGCGCGGCGGCACGCGATACGACGTGTTTCGCAACCGCGATTCGAAGGTACGCGTGTACGGCGACGCGGCGGTGGTCACCGGCATCACGCGCGTGGAGGGCAAGAGCGAAGGCAAGCCTTACGCGCTGGATTTCCAGTTCACCGACACCTACGTGCGGCGCGCGGGCGGCTGGGTGCTGGTGGCCAGCCATGCTTCGAGGTTGGCAGCGAAGTGA
- a CDS encoding NmrA family NAD(P)-binding protein: MYAVTGITGQVGGAVARALLAQGKAVRAVVRDAAKGEAWRARGCEVAVAGHDDADALARAFAGTQGVFLMVPPDYDPAPGFPLIHAQAEIFVRAIEAAQPGRVLYLSTIGAHVAEPNLLNNARWLERALSRLPVPVAFLRPAWFMENASWDLPAAREGVIRSFLQPLEHRISMVSTEDIGVAAADLLARGWDGTRIEELEGPDRYSAQDIAAAFAAALGRPVRAEAIPREQWEALFRQQGSRYPEPRMRMLDGFNEDWIAFEGVPHRGRTSLETALRRLVERAG; the protein is encoded by the coding sequence ATGTATGCCGTTACGGGTATCACGGGGCAGGTGGGTGGCGCGGTGGCGCGCGCCTTGCTGGCACAGGGCAAGGCCGTGCGGGCGGTGGTGCGCGACGCCGCGAAGGGGGAGGCCTGGCGCGCGCGCGGCTGCGAGGTCGCGGTCGCCGGCCACGACGATGCCGATGCACTGGCACGCGCCTTCGCGGGCACGCAGGGCGTGTTCCTGATGGTGCCGCCGGATTACGATCCCGCGCCGGGCTTTCCGCTGATCCATGCCCAGGCCGAGATCTTCGTGCGCGCCATCGAAGCGGCGCAGCCGGGGCGGGTGCTATACCTTTCCACCATCGGCGCACACGTGGCGGAGCCCAATCTGCTGAACAATGCGCGGTGGCTGGAGCGCGCACTGAGCCGCCTGCCGGTTCCGGTGGCGTTCCTGCGGCCGGCGTGGTTCATGGAGAACGCGTCCTGGGATCTGCCCGCGGCGCGCGAAGGCGTGATCCGCAGTTTCCTGCAGCCGCTGGAGCACCGCATTTCGATGGTCTCGACCGAGGACATCGGCGTGGCCGCCGCCGACCTGCTTGCACGCGGCTGGGACGGGACGCGCATCGAGGAACTGGAAGGTCCCGACCGTTACAGTGCGCAGGACATCGCGGCAGCCTTCGCGGCGGCGCTCGGCCGCCCGGTGCGCGCCGAGGCGATTCCGCGCGAGCAGTGGGAAGCGTTGTTTCGCCAGCAGGGTTCACGCTATCCCGAGCCGCGCATGCGCATGCTGGACGGGTTCAACGAGGATTGGATCGCTTTCGAAGGCGTCCCCCACCGCGGCAGGACGAGCCTGGAAACCGCGCTGCGACGCCTCGTCGAGCGGGCGGGTTGA